The Liolophura sinensis isolate JHLJ2023 chromosome 8, CUHK_Ljap_v2, whole genome shotgun sequence sequence ATCAATGTTGAAATACATTCGCTGTATCTTTTAGCCTAGCCCTTCCTCCCATTGACACCCCATTACAATGAGTATGCTCCCGCATTTTAATTGCTGTTTCTCGTTAAATCCCTTATAATGAAGAGCCCGACCGTCCGACACTCGACCGCTTCTATGCAACTCACTGATTTCGGGAGCGTACAAACAAGCTGCTCGCAAGCAACGAGGGTTTTCTTTTTTGCCTCCAAGAGCGAGAGTTGTTGTCCATTTCCGTGGGCAAATTATCGGGTGTTGTTTATTCAAAATCGGcggaaaatacagaaaaacagtcCAATAGGTTTAGAATTCTCTCAACACAGCGGAAGGTGTGTGCGAAATGATCGGTCCAGTGACCTGCCAATTTACGCCGCCAAACACTGAGACAAAAACGGAGAGCTGGTGAGGAAGGTGGTGGCCCCGGTATCCAGGCGCCCACCTCGTGAACAGATTGCCGCAGAGAAAACTTTCTCTGCAATTGGCTGTCATCACTTTGTAATTAAATTCTTTTATTCGCGGTGAAGAGATAGCGGGCAGAATCCACACGGACATTATTTGGAGGAGCTTGCAGCATGATCTCTCATTTAGAGTATCACTGAACCCTGAACGCGGACCTGGGCGACAGCGCAAACACTGAAAATCGCTGTCCATTGTCTTTCAAATTTATACAATTATCACCCATACAGAAGTAATTCTGAAATCCTGTCGCAATTAAAGGGCAAAGccaaatgatatttttgttgCTTATCTGAAACAAAATAGGATTAGAGTAAACGAATACAGCTTTAAGAGAAattttacaatataaatatagtatGATTTCAGAACTGGAGGCGTTTCGTGGGAATTGAATGTGGCATGCAGTTAAGGAAATGATTTCACCTGGAAATTATAAACCACGCAATTTGGACAATAGAACTTGCGCATTGAGGTGCCATAAAGGAACAATGCATTGAGGTGCCAATAAAGGAACAGATCCGATCCTTTGGAAGCCTACTACGCGACGATGCATTCTTTATTATTGTGACTGGGGAAATTTGAATTAAGATGTATACTTAATTGTAATATGCACTCAGCAAAGTTGTACTGGATTATATAATACctaagtaaatatttttaataccaCAGATGCCAATAGCAAGCCCATCTAAAAATAAATGGAGGTAAAAgtgatacatataaatatatgaatatatttcttgtttttttcccctcaaATTTCCAAATTCTGGAGATATTTCGCATACAGAGGAATGTAACATGCCTGTGCAATTGTTTTCACAGTGCTTGTATATTTGCAATATTGACATGCCACGATTTTGTCTGCaatttataaaaatgttttaaaacctAAGTTTCTCCTGAGAACATCGTTTAATCTAAATAGGGATATCAATAATCAGAGGAAGGATTAACGTCAATGGATTATCGCTGATACATTTGGGCTAAAGCGATTACGTTAATCCCAAAAGAGGAAGCTTTCAACACTTTTTGAGTTGTGTATACGGTGTTATGTATTTGTCTGAAATGGGAAAaagattttaaagtttgttgACGTTTTACCTGTTGagacaaactgaaaacaaatacGTGTTTTTAATGAATGGTTGTCGGTAGAATAAGTGGTGAATTTACCAGTTGACTGAGCATTATAGGGCTAACTTGGGCGGTCCGCGCTAACAGTGTCTATTTGTAGGCTGGAGTTACTGGGGTCCTCTCAACACCAGGGGGTCCGAAACCTAACACCGCCCCTTCGGGATCGTATCACAGGGGAACAAATTTGATGGTGCGGTCATATAAAGGCTCAGGGGCGAAAACGGAGGTATATACACTATTTTAATATGTCGTCCTACTTTTATTAGTGATATTAATTGAACAGCGGCAATGCAAACGAATAAATCAAATGATCGCATCAGATCTAACCATTTTATTCAATGCGGGCTTTAAGATTAAGCCTGTAACTGGGACCTACACACCTGCGTGAGCAAATAATCTCAGAAAAACCACCgctttctttcaaaatatttaaaatatttttgtacaatgACAGTATAGCTAGGTCACATGTCAGCCTCGGTTCCAGTGATTTAAAATGCAATGTAACTTAAAAACTGGTGCTCAGATCTTTAACTTTTCCGTTAAATCCAGGTAGTCCTACATAGGTCTAAACCAtagagtgtatatatatagcgtTGACAGATATTAGATGAGATTACAGCCTTTGTTGCCAAGACTATACCTCTGTGTTCTTGTCACATGTGAGCTATTTTTACCATACGAAAATGTATGCCTAAGCCGAATGTACTCAATCTCCCAGTCCATCAGACTATCAATATTATAAAATACTACCAGTAAGTCAGATCATCAAAAACAAGAGTGTCTGTTAAAAAACTCTTTCGTTTCATATACAGAAGCGTGTTCTGAACAGTCGAGTCTTCATCGCATCATCGAAAAATGCTTAAGAGAAATGGTTACATGTTTCTTAGTGCTTTGTAGTATAAATCATTACATCTATGGTAATTTACTACCTGTATAGTTTGGAAACACTAAATATTTAAACTACGAACACCTTCGTCACTTTTTCACACCGTTGGCATGTATAGTTTTCATGCAGCTTTAGTAGTCAGTATATAGTCTTagtaatatttcagaaatggtCTAAACTGTAATAAGTTTTGCGATAGACTTTTGCACAGTAGTTTTTCGCTGCTCACAGGTTTATAGAAACATTTTAGTGGAGCTCTTTTATTGATCATAAAACGTAAACTAAATGATTCGTAAATATTCTCTCGTTCAGTGTGGCACCCAATGCCCCCATATAAAAAGTAgcttataaataataaaaaaaaacactggcattttttgtaataatttttaaaagtgTGTCAGAACCTTAGATTTTAGTGTATTATAGAATATGATTGAACTGATTcgaaattgttttgtttgtctgattaaattattaaatgaggTGTCCAAACTACATGCATTTAAGTTCTCCACACACTTGGGTAAAATTGTTTTCTGTCGGGATATACATTCACCAGCGTTGGAATAAAAAATGATCAGAAGGGATGAAAACTTATGTCTTATTCATGATACATTATAGACAATATTCTAGACACAGTAGGAAATAGCTTGTATTTTATTAGAGCATAGGCCATGTATTTGTAGAACTGTCTTTCTTAAGATTTGGGGCAAGTTTAAGTTTGGGTGTCTCGACTTCTTTATATACTGACGGAGCATAGGTGTATCACATCTTTATAGCATGAATGTAAAGCTTTCTGACAGACAGAATACCACGTATAGAGACTTTTATCATTGTAACAGAGGACATGGACATTGTGGTAAATACACAGGCTTTGGCTTCATCTACATTTCACATCTACTATGTACAGCGCTGAATTATAAATCGTCTATTTACCAAAGTAAAAGCCGTAAATGATCTTGCTGAACACTCCAATGCATCTCAGTGTAACAGCTGTGCAAATTACAGTTAAATGCATTTGTATTGATTTGTAAGCGGTGTTTAAGCCTTTGCGATTTCAAAATAATAACGTATTACTTGAAGAGTTTCCACGATGTTTGGTCCGGATCGATTTCAAATGATCACTGATATGTAATCAAACATAGTTAGTGGCCTAATAATTTATTGCAAGTTTTACTCCGTTCGTTTTCAGAACGTTAGTCAGCATTATGTCACCCACGGATTGGTTAATGTAAATGAAACCTGTTATTAGCTATCGATAACCTTGCGCATCTGTATTAGACCACAGGTATATCACTTCTCtttcatacatatgtattggGTGTTAAGTTTGTTAGGTGTACCCATCTCAGGTGTGTGGTTACCTCCgagctctatccggtttcctccactcactcAACTGATAGTTACAAGAAGATATTAGAGTACTACTTATATATCGTATCATTCAGAAGAAACAATCATCTGATCTAAATGACTAGCATATTTAAATTCGATAACTTTCGATTTTCTTTTTGGTTCCTTATAAATTCAGTTACTAATCGCAACATTGTCCACTAGAAACTTCAAgataacattttaacaaaaagagGGCTCATTTGAGGTCGAACATAAAAAGACATTTATATGTCCCTTAAGAAGTTTTTGTACAAAGAAAATGTCCAGGAAAGTCCTCGAACTAAGACCATGCCAATAAATACTTTGAGAACGACCATCAGAAGATATCAAGGACCACCATGTAAGGTCAATAACCACATTGCTACGTTATTGTTTGATGTGGTGGCGATACACCTAAGCATTTAGCAAAttaaatttgttcatatttatttatttttatttgatatatattctatatatttCTGCCCTCTCtacaatatgtatatgtagaactcactacataaatcaataaacatggGCTATATAGGCCATTATTTTGCGGGTCTAAATTCTCTTTATGACGAAATACTACTATTAAATGATGCACATGAGCCAATGAGTAAAtttgtgattaaaaaaaaataaaaaaatcagtgtcGCAGATTTTATGATTAAATGTTTGGAAACATTCATGTCgcgtaaaaaacaaatttagttCGAAGCCTGTCACTGACAGTATACAAACAACCGGGGCATACCAAACGAGGTGTATCAGTAAATATATGTAGTTGTATACAACtttaagtatataaatattcaatatatttttataaaaccGGTTAATAAATCAGTTGGTTTAATGTCACAAGATTTGGCCTAGTTTTCCTTTCACAGTTTCTTAAATAAACAGGCGAATATAAAGGTATAGGGCGAGTAAACCCAGTCCTGAAAACCATTCGTGTTGACAGTATCAATTCTCTGAAAGCTCAGAAAGACCGGCGATTCAGCTGCAGCGACAAAAGCCGCATTAGGGTGTCGATTTGAAGCGGTTAATTCGAGAATAATGCGTTGATACAACTGTCTCACCTTAGATCGGTTTGATTCCGCACATATACCGTCAAGTCCTTTGTCACGGGGCCCTCATGAATCTACCCGAGAATGGGACAACGTGGGTTTACAGCTGAAAGCCGTGTGAAGGGGGGAGAAGCATTCTACTAACAACAAAGTGTGCAATCATTTCGCGCCCATAGCTGGTCACCAGAAAGCCACTTTACAGTCTGACTAAAGCTCATCTATATCTTCAATAGGTGCCAGCTACTAATCGCCGCACTGTCACCACAGCAGcggtatttatttttttatcaattacGCAAGAGAGATTAATCCACTTATCGCCTCGTGTGTTGTATTACTACTGCGATAGATTATTTCCAGTCTCTTGGATTATCCTAGCTATACATGAGGAAAATTTGTTAttaaaactggaaaacaaaacaaatatattcccTCACttcgaagaaaaaaaatgaaatgaagtaatgataaattttaattgcCTAACGTCATAAACCGActgaaatgtgtatatttttgacCACGATAACGACGGCACCGACCAGAGTCCAAACTATGAACTGACACTCCAAGCACCTCTTGAGTCTGCTATTCCATACATCTTTGCTGAAGACAGCCTCGCCGTGCCGTGATTGGCTGGAAACATCTAGACAGCCTGCTAGGGGGATGTCCTGAGCACGGAAGCACGTGACTTCATTGGTCGCCCATCAACTGTCAGCCAACATAATCAACCTATTCAAACTGGAATGAATTGCAAAATAAACCGTCTTTGTGAAGGCGTCAACTGGGCTAAAGGAGCAACTGTAACATTGTAGTGCAAGAGGcgaatacataaatatagtcaACACTCATGCCACTCTTAATACGAAATTTGCCCGATCAAGTTGTAGAGGTTTGGAGAAAGGCGCACAGAGTGTTGAGTGTTCTGGCTGTGTGTGTGAGTTAGGCCGACCACTTCAAGCATTAACCGAACGGGCACGTGGTGCATGATCACAAATGACCACGGCTACCTGGGCAGGCAGACTTCAAATAGCACAGGTGAGGAGGAACTGACATAAACAAACTGCAGGGCAGCGCCTTTTTTCGCATTGAAAGAGAACTGAAAACTTCTGTGGTTAGTTTTCATCGGTCCCGCCTGCGTGACAAGATGCCTCGGCCAGGCAGAAACAGTTACAATGACCAGAAACCACCGTATTCTTACATCGCTTTGACAGCTATGGCCATCCAGAGTTCGCCAGAAAAGATGTTGCCTCTTAATGACATTTACAAATTTATCATGGACAGATTTCCCTTCTACAGGGAAAATACGCAAAGATGGCAGAACTCTCTGCGTCATAACCTCTCATTCAATGACTGTTTCATTAAAATCCCTCGGCGTCCTGACAGACCCGGAAAGGGTAGTTACTGGGCACTTCATCCCATGTGTGGGGATATGTTCGAGAATGGCAGTTTCTTGCGGAGGAGGAAGCGGTTCAAAACGATGAGAGCACTTCAGCAAGCTATCGCACAGCACAATCTACAGAGCCAGCTTAACAAACACAACTTAGAATCTGCCGCCTATTTGGAACATGCGGCCAAACTTCATCTCCAGTCCATAGTGTCCGGAACTAGTCCTGTCCATTCATTTACCTCGCTGTCGGGCCGCGGTAACACGACGAGAACGAAACAACCGTTCACCATTGAGAACATCATCGCGCCTGACCAGAAGACTTCTCCGATGGTGCCCAAACCTATGTTACCTACCCAGCTGCCCGCGTTCGCGTCTCAGTTCACGGCGGCAATATCGACACCTCCTCTACCCCCGGAATACTCCACCGTAGCTACCTTGAACAGTTTACGGAACTCCATGTATGAGAGAAGTTTACGGGCAGAGATGGAGGAGAGCAGCACCAACCACGGCAAGTCATCCGGTGACAACCCCTTACCCGGTCATACCTTCCCTCTCCCCATCAAACCAGCACCTCTACCCCCCATCTCACTGTCGTTCGCACAGCCTCATCTTCACACGCTACATGGTGTATCTTTGTCCCTGAATCCCGGGATAGCTAAGACTTTGCTGGCGGATAGAAGCTATATCACGGATCTGCATGAAGCCAGTTTGAACACGATGCGAACATTAGGGGGACCGAGACCTCCCGTGTTGTCGGCCTCCAGTTAACTGAACAGAAGTGTGATTCTGGAGGTAGACAAATTAACCCTTAAAATGTTCACTGAGAGTGGACAATCAAACTGTATTAATTTACTGAAAGTTTTAATTGATGAGGAGGGTGAGAAGCCATGGAAGATAGTTTCTTGTAAGTGTTCATAAAATGGACGAAATTTGAACTGGAAAACACAATTAATTCACTTAAATTTCTATTAAACTgatgtgaaaacaaatttctgtGTGGCTGATTACTGTTGACTATCTCAGGCAGAGACTGTTTTCTGCGGCAATCCATCGACACGATCGACTTTCATTCTTTAGACAccactgtttctttttttctttttttttaaatcttccaTAGTGGTGATTATTCTGCCTAAGCAGAATTTATAAAGCGATGTCAATAACTTGTACCACATTTCTCTTGCCATCGGTGAACATGTACTGACTCGGAAAAATAGGACCTTGTCGAAAAGCGTTATTAAGACGATGCGTAGTAATCTCTTTTCGTTCTGCATTCTTCTCACTAAAATCtctacatgttgttgttgttgtgagcaGACATCCTATTGTGCATTTTTACCTTCTCGGTGTTGGCAATAAAAAGGTAAGAAATGTGAAATTGATTTTATTGGTTCGGTGTGCTACTTATTTATGTGATGATATATTGCATTGCTAcagttttgtgtgtatatatttattggtaTTTACACATATCTCATTCTGTTTAAGTCTTCCAAGGATTtgttcagtaggcctactacatgTAAAGAAACTCTATGTATATACCTTTATATCTATAATAATTATGATTCTTTGGTACAGGTAAAAATATTTGCCATAACAGTACATCATTTGTGCTACATCAGCAATTTAAACTTATCACTGTTGGCAAATAATTGTCTGCCAAATATACTGTCAACACTTGAAATCATTTGGCATAATCGATAATTATTTTTTGGCATAATTTTGTGCACTTGATCAAACATTTTGTGAATCTAAAATCTGGTTGTCGACTTCCCATGGATATCCAGTTGATGATAATGTCTGctatgatatgactgaaaaagtggcACATTTATAACTGTCAGCTGGAAAGGGAAT is a genomic window containing:
- the LOC135473941 gene encoding forkhead box protein B1-like codes for the protein MPRPGRNSYNDQKPPYSYIALTAMAIQSSPEKMLPLNDIYKFIMDRFPFYRENTQRWQNSLRHNLSFNDCFIKIPRRPDRPGKGSYWALHPMCGDMFENGSFLRRRKRFKTMRALQQAIAQHNLQSQLNKHNLESAAYLEHAAKLHLQSIVSGTSPVHSFTSLSGRGNTTRTKQPFTIENIIAPDQKTSPMVPKPMLPTQLPAFASQFTAAISTPPLPPEYSTVATLNSLRNSMYERSLRAEMEESSTNHGKSSGDNPLPGHTFPLPIKPAPLPPISLSFAQPHLHTLHGVSLSLNPGIAKTLLADRSYITDLHEASLNTMRTLGGPRPPVLSASS